cccgcgacttcgtccgcgttgttagaagatattgcgactataacttgaggtATAAACTATTCTATTTCTCACAACACaacgaactgcacatggtgtgcgaattttattataatcggtttagtggtttaggagtccattgaggacaaacattgtgatatgagaattatatatattaagattagaAGAAGATTAATTATGTACGTAACTATGTATAATTAAGATCATAGaatatatctttaaaatgattactttctacaataatagatatatattattcCCACCAAGACATTAACGTTACACAAGAACCATTACAGTTCGCTATACTGTGTAACATCTGCAATTAATTGGAGATCTTAGTTCAAGTGGAATATTAATAATGGCTGTAACTTATGTGTGACTTAGATTTAAGTGATGGATTATTCATGTAAGTGTTTTAAGTGATTACCTACTTAGTTCCAATATCTGTTTCATTTTAGTTAATGGTCAAATTGGATGTATGCTTTAGTTTTTAGGATTCTCTACCCAAGTTGGAAAAAAACTTATCATGAAGCTTCAGTCAATCCGTCTATCCGTCTGACAGTTTTCCGTCAGTTCGTACGTTTTTCACCAGGTAGTATCTCATGACCCATGTAAGGTAGAGATTTGAAATTCTCACGGATAATATGTGTCCGTCGTAGCTTGTAGCTATTACAGGTGgaacaaattgataaatttgACGGATAGCAttttttggcaatttttttttatggttgtaTTGTACCCTCATCATCTCGagtacattaaaattacattaaaacccttacaataaattttgtattaacaaTATACAAGATTAAATGTTGCTATAAACTTCTCAGTTCTAGACCAATTTATgaactaactagctgttgcccgcgacttcgtccccgtgggtagaagatataatttatgatttatacctgccttgttttttttcacattttccattgtatcttcgctcctattagtcgcagcgtgatggtttatagcctaaagccttcctcgatgaatggtctattcaacacaaaaataatttttcaatttggaccagtagtttctgagattagcgcgttcaaacaaacaaacaatcaaacaaacaaactcttcagctttatatatattagtattagtattagtatagattagtatagattagtatagattattttattcacacaTTAAGTAAAATTGAACTcagaacaaagaaaataaattattatgttaataacattaaacatgGCGTATacagatcaaaattaaatatggcgGTGATATTTCGCGCCAAAAAGTAATTTGGGCTTTGAATAATTAAGACTTAATGGCCGCTGAAATATTTGGGCGGGAAATAATTTTCTTGCAGGTTATGGTATTTTCTAATAAGTTTAAAGTGGGCCCTGTAggcacaatttaatttaattaaggtttACTTAAAAATGCTTGCGATTaagatttcaaaaacataaattttttgtcaagttttttacaaaatgtctaTTCTTATTCACTCGTATGAAGTGTGTGTGTGAAAGAACTACATatgaaaaagtagtttttttaaaacgaattcattttttttgttctatgtATCAAGTATTGAGTTAATAAATACTGGTTAGCTCCAACTCTGACTGCTATGCGTAGTGGAGGTTGTTGTTTAAATTTCTACCAAGGACAAAGACTTGGCGTGATGAGCACGACCATTTAATCTGTGtgtaagaaatattaaattatgttgagTTGCGTAATAAGCTTTGCATAGTTTGAGACTAATGAAGTAATAGCTAATAAAGTATAAACAGAGCTCTTCCTCTCACCTACCAGAATGCTGTGCCCTACGGGGTCCATAATTgatcattgtacctaaaattaccatCTGTAACTACATAagggaagcaataaagtattgagtattgactGGATGTTATTGtgtgaaaactgtttttattttgctatcaCTACCAAGTACACGCCAGGACTGTCGTCATACAGATTCTTCTACCTTTTTGCTCATCTTGCCTTCTCGGACTTAAAGGcatctatttaatatttaccgTTTTTGAATATGCGTCAAATGAATATTTCTCTACTTATTTACATTCAAATGCATGTAAGTGGTATTTCTGTTCAATCACTTTTAATTGCCCTTATCGCAGATAGAAATGTCACTAACTTGTCTTAGGAGAgcattaaactttaaaactccAACGCTTTTCCCAAATATCGTAACCAACCCTCGACTATCAGTAATTGCATCAATATTTGTAAACACTTAACCAAATTATAAAGGGCGAATCGATAGAAGGGTCCAGATTATTAATAGACTGTAATCTTATCTCAGATGTAACTTATTAAGTTTAAGAGAaaggtgtgacgtcacgcgatcCTAAGCCGTAAATTCAAATTGGTGTACGATAACTTTGAAGGGTTTAAACCTATCTGTAACCCTTTGCCGTGATGCTGTTATTCTTGTTAATTGCTTCcctaaattaatgaataaaatagatattgaaatggtttGGGTACAGCCATTATTCAAGTTGTGTATATTTCGTTGtgtgattagtttttttttctggcttCCTGCAGATATcacaattttatagtttttctattttattgatGACCTTTGAAACGAGAAGCAAAATAGCACAGAAGTTCAATAAAACCATTTATTCACCAACAACTTAAAAGCTAAAGCATGCTTTGTAATAAAACGGTTCCATTTCAAGGATCGTTGTTGGATATTCAACCTCGGGGAAATACAAGGGATATTCACATTTACATTCCGTCAAACATTGGCACATAGGCGCTGGTTTGTATGTCTCGCAAACGTTGGCCGGGTCTCTGTAGCATTGGCAGTTGGTGTAGCAGTTGGTCGCCAAGTCGGCCTCGCAGGAGCAGGATGAGCAGGGCTTGCCCGTGGTGTAGGAGTTGATGCAGGGAGCAGTTGGTAACATCCATGGGTCACGGTTGGTGCAAAATGCTACGGTGGTCTAGAAAGAAGGTGGGAGTTGCTTGGGTAAAGATCTTGTATAATTCTAAGGTGACTTACAGAAGTTACAGACTCTATTTATcgagttgaagagtttgtttgtttgaacaatGTTTGAAAatcaggaactaatggtccatttaaaaaaaatataacttaaatcttcATAACACTAGGACGGTGTCCTTAGATTATTAGGACGTGtgataaatatcaaattaacagttttaaagtagactttgtaaacataaaaaaaatacgataattttgaaatttaacgaagttataaatagaaaaaaaaatagaactagaAATAGAAACAGAATAAATAG
The genomic region above belongs to Trichoplusia ni isolate ovarian cell line Hi5 chromosome 5, tn1, whole genome shotgun sequence and contains:
- the LOC113493907 gene encoding uncharacterized protein LOC113493907, which produces MNQILIIVFSIYLVKTTVAFCTNRDPWMLPTAPCINSYTTGKPCSSCSCEADLATNCYTNCQCYRDPANVCETYKPAPMCQCLTECKCEYPLYFPEVEYPTTILEMEPFYYKACFSF